A genomic region of Paroedura picta isolate Pp20150507F chromosome 4, Ppicta_v3.0, whole genome shotgun sequence contains the following coding sequences:
- the FNDC11 gene encoding fibronectin type III domain-containing protein 11 isoform X2, with translation MNIGTIDAYLSKTGTGLQATAYGGEGEERENEAWSMYVERKSMVLEFLHSDLSLHLLRRHHKRIELLRRCSYYIEILPKHLALGDQNHLMLPTTMFQLIDPWRFQRMKEVGTIQTKIQLLLLSELLEQLERGREELVRFLETYDMVAFLSRWDVIRRRLSSLSEQMDHFLAMLVPGRLYVKHRLVSEVGVTKIPHIKLVLVTKMPVTFDRKESVAHKDWVSLKWFVSSQQPPLEQFELRFKLLEARAPQEKVHCGVMAVASDTCEIHNLLSDRSYRFTVKRAETYTLVYEQWRDSITLKTKPYLVEGPETPALEPCLSHLSHTQGM, from the coding sequence ATGAACATTGGAACGATTGATGCCTACTTAAGCAAGACGGGGACCGGCCTCCAGGCCACGGCGTACGGCGGCGAGGGCGAGGAACGGGAGAACGAAGCCTGGAGCATGTACGTGGAGAGGAAGAGCATGGTGCTGGAGTTCCTGCACTCCGACCTGAGCCTCCACCTGCTCCGACGCCACCACAAGCGGATCGAGCTCCTGCGCAGGTGCTCCTACTACATCGAAATCCTGCCCAAGCACTTGGCCCTGGGAGACCAGAACCACCTCATGCTCCCCACCACCATGTTCCAACTGATCGACCCGTGGAGATTCCAAaggatgaaggaggtggggaccatcCAAACCAaaatccagctgctgctgctttcggAACTTCTGGAGCAGCTGGAGAGGGGCCGGGAAGAGCTGGTCCGCTTCCTGGAGACCTACGACATGGTGGCCTTCCTCTCGCGGTGGGACGTCATCCGGCGACGGTTGTCCAGCCTGTCGGAGCAGATGGACCATTTCCTGGCCATGCTGGTCCCCGGGAGGCTGTACGTCAAGCATCGCCTGGTCTCCGAAGTCGGGGTGACCAAAATCCCGCACATCAAGCTCGTCCTCGTCACGAAAATGCCGGTGACGTTTGACCGGAAGGAGTCGGTGGCCCACAAGGACTGGGTGAGCCTCAAGTGGTTCGTCAGCTCCCAGCAGCCCCCGCTGGAGCAGTTCGAACTCCGTTTCAAGCTGCTGGAGGCTCGGGCGCCGCAAGAGAAGGTCCACTGCGGCGTCATGGCCGTCGCCTCCGACACCTGCGAGATCCACAACCTCCTCTCCGACCGCTCGTACAGGTTCACCGTCAAGAGGGCGGAAACCTACACCCTCGTCTACGAACAGTGGCGAGATTCCATCACACTTAAGACAAAGCCGTACCTGGTGGAAGGTCCGGAGACGCCCGCCCTGGAACCTTGTCTTTCCCATCTTAGCCATACGCAAGGAATGTAG
- the FNDC11 gene encoding fibronectin type III domain-containing protein 11 isoform X1, which produces MPWAGAGERPPREGPAMLSQSPGVMNIGTIDAYLSKTGTGLQATAYGGEGEERENEAWSMYVERKSMVLEFLHSDLSLHLLRRHHKRIELLRRCSYYIEILPKHLALGDQNHLMLPTTMFQLIDPWRFQRMKEVGTIQTKIQLLLLSELLEQLERGREELVRFLETYDMVAFLSRWDVIRRRLSSLSEQMDHFLAMLVPGRLYVKHRLVSEVGVTKIPHIKLVLVTKMPVTFDRKESVAHKDWVSLKWFVSSQQPPLEQFELRFKLLEARAPQEKVHCGVMAVASDTCEIHNLLSDRSYRFTVKRAETYTLVYEQWRDSITLKTKPYLVEGPETPALEPCLSHLSHTQGM; this is translated from the exons ATGCCGTGGGCGGGAGCGGGCGAGCGGCCTCCCCGGGAGGGACCAGCCATGCTCAGCCAGAG CCCAGGCGTGATGAACATTGGAACGATTGATGCCTACTTAAGCAAGACGGGGACCGGCCTCCAGGCCACGGCGTACGGCGGCGAGGGCGAGGAACGGGAGAACGAAGCCTGGAGCATGTACGTGGAGAGGAAGAGCATGGTGCTGGAGTTCCTGCACTCCGACCTGAGCCTCCACCTGCTCCGACGCCACCACAAGCGGATCGAGCTCCTGCGCAGGTGCTCCTACTACATCGAAATCCTGCCCAAGCACTTGGCCCTGGGAGACCAGAACCACCTCATGCTCCCCACCACCATGTTCCAACTGATCGACCCGTGGAGATTCCAAaggatgaaggaggtggggaccatcCAAACCAaaatccagctgctgctgctttcggAACTTCTGGAGCAGCTGGAGAGGGGCCGGGAAGAGCTGGTCCGCTTCCTGGAGACCTACGACATGGTGGCCTTCCTCTCGCGGTGGGACGTCATCCGGCGACGGTTGTCCAGCCTGTCGGAGCAGATGGACCATTTCCTGGCCATGCTGGTCCCCGGGAGGCTGTACGTCAAGCATCGCCTGGTCTCCGAAGTCGGGGTGACCAAAATCCCGCACATCAAGCTCGTCCTCGTCACGAAAATGCCGGTGACGTTTGACCGGAAGGAGTCGGTGGCCCACAAGGACTGGGTGAGCCTCAAGTGGTTCGTCAGCTCCCAGCAGCCCCCGCTGGAGCAGTTCGAACTCCGTTTCAAGCTGCTGGAGGCTCGGGCGCCGCAAGAGAAGGTCCACTGCGGCGTCATGGCCGTCGCCTCCGACACCTGCGAGATCCACAACCTCCTCTCCGACCGCTCGTACAGGTTCACCGTCAAGAGGGCGGAAACCTACACCCTCGTCTACGAACAGTGGCGAGATTCCATCACACTTAAGACAAAGCCGTACCTGGTGGAAGGTCCGGAGACGCCCGCCCTGGAACCTTGTCTTTCCCATCTTAGCCATACGCAAGGAATGTAG